In Candidatus Binatia bacterium, a single window of DNA contains:
- a CDS encoding serine hydrolase gives MKRLYEHEMRGLAEENTQLCIYYRGERVVDLWASVWSDGRFTPDSIVNVFSSGKSLEAIAMASLVGRGLLDYEDKVVAHWPEFGANGKGDISVAEVLRHEGGLAALTTSLDAEDLLPERLKQNAVGEVIASQPLRFRAGGGSRREYHAVTRGWILNEIFRRADPGGRTMGEFLREEISDPLGADVIIGVDSSELGRISKVSPLGFGFEFLESLKPKSFGRGIKHDIFSLLGRVMRFLPSRFDSTTRGAPAPFRGMKEIAFFNETVVAMGETPSAAANCSARGLAKIAAMMSGGGRWEGREFLNEGAWEAMHGAPIEASMGFNQTNFTRGGVNLFRETSGNGKGLDRAFNAGREGFYGWMGLGGSIFQWHPRLDIGFSFVPTSLHVLDFFNERGKVYQAEALRCVERLRE, from the coding sequence GTGAAGCGTTTGTATGAGCACGAGATGCGGGGACTGGCCGAGGAGAACACCCAGCTCTGCATCTATTACCGAGGCGAGCGAGTCGTCGATCTCTGGGCGTCGGTTTGGAGTGACGGGCGATTTACGCCGGACTCCATCGTCAACGTCTTCAGCAGTGGGAAGAGCCTCGAAGCCATTGCGATGGCTTCGCTCGTGGGAAGAGGACTTCTCGACTACGAGGACAAGGTCGTCGCGCATTGGCCGGAATTTGGTGCAAATGGAAAAGGGGACATTTCTGTTGCCGAAGTCTTGCGCCACGAAGGGGGATTGGCCGCCCTCACCACGTCCCTCGACGCCGAAGATCTTCTTCCCGAAAGGCTCAAGCAGAATGCCGTCGGCGAGGTCATTGCCAGCCAGCCTCTCCGATTCCGCGCGGGCGGCGGTAGTCGACGGGAATATCACGCCGTTACCCGTGGCTGGATTCTGAATGAGATCTTCCGACGCGCAGACCCTGGTGGGCGAACGATGGGTGAGTTTCTCCGGGAAGAAATCAGCGATCCGCTTGGCGCCGATGTGATCATCGGGGTCGATTCATCCGAGCTGGGCCGAATTTCGAAGGTATCGCCTCTTGGCTTCGGGTTTGAATTTCTCGAGAGTCTGAAGCCCAAGAGCTTCGGGAGAGGCATCAAGCACGACATTTTCTCACTGCTCGGGAGGGTGATGCGATTCCTGCCCTCGCGGTTCGATTCCACGACCCGAGGCGCTCCGGCGCCCTTCCGGGGGATGAAGGAGATCGCCTTCTTCAACGAGACCGTCGTTGCGATGGGTGAAACGCCTTCGGCCGCGGCCAACTGCTCTGCGCGAGGGCTGGCCAAGATCGCCGCCATGATGTCGGGGGGTGGCAGATGGGAAGGAAGAGAATTTCTCAACGAGGGAGCGTGGGAGGCCATGCACGGGGCTCCCATCGAAGCCTCCATGGGTTTCAATCAGACCAACTTCACTCGCGGCGGTGTGAACCTGTTCCGCGAAACGAGCGGGAATGGCAAAGGTCTCGATCGGGCGTTCAACGCCGGCAGGGAAGGGTTCTACGGATGGATGGGTCTCGGTGGTTCCATCTTCCAGTGGCACCCTCGGCTGGACATCGGCTTCAGCTTCGTGCCGACTTCTCTTCATGTCCTGGACTTCTTCAATGAGCGGGGAAAGGTCTACCAGGCAGAGGCTCTGAGGTGCGTGGAGCGACTGCGTGAGTGA
- a CDS encoding lytic polysaccharide monooxygenase yields the protein MKSNRRWTPMMLTAALAAAVTLPANAFAHGYLSSPASRALLCKDGVNRDCGSVQYEPQSVEGAQGFPLGGPPDGSIASAGLSTFSPLDIQTPTRWHKQDIRSGPNLFSWRFTANHVTRDWRYYITQDDWDWAQPLTRDAFDLTPFCVVDGGMVRPPMTVEHACTVPPRVGNHVILGVWDVGDTAAAFYNVIDVQFGDGAGMLPDPETPSFREVGTIAPSTDLRPGDMVATRAFDGSGERADLATTLTIDTEAGGAAASWPRSLAARVNIEQSDLRAGAPAEGGAFLPVFGANTIQALESSGVTRVEVQITQATPEFASQITLDLPGEEVELAAGRGTVVFDLTVVGDLNVVTTLHDHAGNAVARDESRISDETKTITLVVDGAQAGHHTVVTYGTSLEGAETVQETANVFFVDVPAPVALEGCGGIDGAEAPVWDAATVYTAQDPVCHEGLLWAARWWTRGEIPGSADVWDLQSDVIRPWNDAVAYQGGEQATVDDRVYEARWWTRGDRPQDGGVWTEIVTVAP from the coding sequence ATGAAATCAAATAGGCGATGGACACCCATGATGCTGACGGCTGCTTTGGCCGCCGCGGTGACTTTACCGGCCAATGCATTTGCGCATGGCTATCTTTCTTCCCCCGCCTCGCGGGCCCTGCTCTGTAAGGACGGGGTAAATCGCGACTGTGGTTCCGTTCAATACGAGCCGCAAAGCGTCGAAGGAGCGCAGGGGTTTCCGCTCGGCGGCCCGCCGGATGGATCGATTGCTAGTGCGGGTCTCTCGACGTTCTCGCCTCTCGACATTCAGACACCGACACGTTGGCACAAGCAGGACATCCGAAGCGGTCCGAACCTCTTCTCGTGGAGGTTTACCGCAAACCATGTCACGCGAGACTGGCGCTACTACATCACACAGGACGATTGGGATTGGGCGCAACCTCTTACGCGGGATGCGTTTGACCTGACCCCCTTCTGTGTCGTCGATGGAGGAATGGTCCGGCCGCCGATGACCGTCGAGCATGCCTGCACGGTACCTCCACGCGTGGGGAACCACGTCATCCTTGGAGTCTGGGACGTCGGCGATACGGCAGCCGCCTTCTATAACGTCATCGACGTCCAGTTCGGAGACGGCGCCGGTATGCTGCCCGACCCGGAGACCCCCTCGTTTCGGGAAGTCGGCACCATTGCACCCTCCACGGATCTTCGCCCGGGCGACATGGTGGCGACGCGTGCCTTCGACGGCTCCGGCGAGCGGGCCGATTTGGCGACCACGTTGACCATTGATACCGAGGCCGGCGGAGCCGCGGCCTCCTGGCCCCGATCCCTCGCCGCCCGGGTGAATATCGAACAGTCCGATCTTCGCGCGGGCGCGCCCGCCGAGGGCGGTGCGTTTCTGCCCGTCTTCGGCGCCAATACGATCCAGGCGCTAGAGTCGTCGGGAGTCACGCGGGTCGAGGTGCAGATCACGCAAGCGACTCCGGAGTTCGCGAGCCAGATCACGCTCGACCTTCCGGGCGAAGAGGTTGAACTGGCGGCCGGACGAGGCACGGTCGTATTCGACCTCACGGTCGTGGGTGACTTGAACGTGGTGACGACCCTGCACGACCACGCAGGAAATGCAGTCGCTCGTGACGAGTCCAGAATTTCCGACGAGACGAAGACCATCACCCTCGTGGTCGATGGGGCCCAGGCCGGTCACCATACGGTCGTGACCTACGGCACTTCACTCGAGGGCGCCGAAACGGTCCAGGAGACTGCCAACGTCTTCTTCGTCGATGTACCGGCACCGGTGGCACTCGAGGGATGCGGAGGAATCGACGGGGCAGAAGCGCCGGTGTGGGATGCCGCGACGGTCTACACGGCGCAGGATCCGGTTTGCCACGAAGGTCTTCTGTGGGCCGCCCGCTGGTGGACCCGCGGCGAGATCCCGGGTTCCGCGGATGTATGGGATCTCCAATCGGATGTGATCCGGCCCTGGAACGACGCCGTCGCGTACCAAGGGGGAGAGCAGGCCACGGTAGACGACCGCGTGTACGAAGCGCGCTGGTGGACGCGCGGCGATCGCCCGCAAGACGGCGGCGTCTGGACCGAGATCGTCACGGTCGCCCCGTGA